One genomic segment of Microbacterium maritypicum includes these proteins:
- a CDS encoding DUF1361 domain-containing protein: protein MVILFVGSLGLNIYATVLVLLRARVYGTRLYRPMLWNIFLSIVPVLILAVVMAVSVALIVVAPPLTGAALVVGGVAWLLMLPNASYLITELNQSHRKADDPVPLWYDIILVISLAMSGVINTVVNVFLAHMIFALQLFGDQAGAFMRWPSLVAVGGVLVAIAFGMYLGRYIRVNSWDIRHPGALLRRIGEHFLTRTTRGAAIGFTATYAIFLALIYIVVAGPIVENFLTLEIQR, encoded by the coding sequence ATGGTCATTCTCTTCGTGGGTTCTCTGGGGTTGAACATCTACGCGACGGTGCTCGTGCTGCTCAGGGCGCGGGTCTACGGCACCCGGCTGTACCGGCCGATGCTCTGGAACATCTTCTTGTCGATCGTCCCCGTGCTGATCCTCGCGGTGGTGATGGCGGTCTCTGTCGCGCTTATCGTGGTGGCTCCACCGCTCACCGGGGCAGCACTGGTCGTGGGAGGTGTGGCGTGGCTGCTCATGCTGCCCAACGCCAGCTACCTGATCACAGAGCTCAACCAGTCTCATCGCAAGGCCGACGACCCCGTGCCGCTGTGGTATGACATCATTCTCGTCATCTCGCTCGCGATGTCGGGGGTCATCAACACCGTGGTCAACGTGTTCCTCGCGCACATGATCTTCGCCCTGCAGCTCTTCGGAGATCAGGCCGGTGCCTTCATGAGATGGCCATCGCTCGTCGCCGTCGGGGGCGTCCTGGTGGCGATCGCGTTCGGCATGTACCTGGGGCGCTACATCCGCGTGAACAGTTGGGACATCCGGCACCCGGGTGCACTGCTGAGACGCATCGGGGAGCACTTCCTCACCCGCACGACGCGAGGCGCAGCGATCGGCTTCACCGCGACATACGCGATCTTCCTCGCGTTGATCTACATCGTGGTCGCAGGGCCCATCGTCGAGAACTTCCTCACCCTCGAGATCCAGCGATGA
- a CDS encoding APC family permease, with product MPSGGVVSPDVPDEIREAADAPPRAKRILIGEPLTSQQVDDQLLPKRMALPIFASDALSSVAYAPQELVMILLIGGLTFLSFTPLVAIAVVVLLVVVVLSYRQLIKAYPSGGGDYEVASKNLGEIPGVIVAAALLVDYVLTVAVSVASGVDNIISAVPGLDPFRIELAVGFVVLIIVVNLRGVREASLVFAIPTYVFIGSVGIMIVTGLIRTFLGDAPVASSAEFSVQAESLGQAAVILLILRAFSSGCSALTGVEAVSNGVPAFRAPKVRNAQSTLVLMGSIAICLFAGLTALALITGVHYAENPCDLVGFDCTNPQPSLMAQIAAATFGGGSIAFFIVQAATACVLLLAANTAFNGFPLLGAVLARDGYAPKSLNTRGDRLVFSNGMILLGIAAIAVLVIFQAKLTTLIQLYIIGVFVSFSLGQIGMVRHWRRVLRGPVEDTKDSGVDGASASDRRSAKVGLIINSAGAVMTVLVLVIVTITKFTHGAYLVFFAIPILAFLMLGVKRYYRDVEHEIAIDDTTRFGATGDLAIVLVNRLQKPVVKAIDYAIAAKHGKTLAVHVAVASDDAAQLQKDWADHLVPIPLVIVESPYRSFAQPVTQFIKQYREKHGSSVVTVYLPQYIVGHWWESFLHNRRARRLANQLMLVHGVSITLVPWLLDSSELIYGRRSRPLPGQERAGRPVVVNGRRAHRPAGPPQDGAPEA from the coding sequence ATGCCATCAGGAGGCGTAGTGTCGCCCGACGTGCCAGACGAAATCAGGGAGGCCGCGGACGCACCGCCGCGCGCCAAGCGCATCCTCATCGGAGAACCGCTGACGAGTCAGCAGGTCGACGACCAGCTGCTCCCGAAGCGCATGGCTCTGCCGATCTTCGCATCCGATGCCCTCAGCTCGGTGGCCTACGCCCCGCAGGAGCTGGTGATGATCCTGCTGATCGGCGGGCTCACCTTCCTGTCGTTCACGCCACTCGTCGCGATCGCCGTCGTCGTGCTGCTTGTCGTGGTCGTGCTCAGCTACCGCCAGCTCATCAAGGCGTACCCGTCGGGCGGTGGCGACTACGAGGTCGCGTCGAAGAACCTCGGCGAGATCCCCGGCGTGATCGTGGCCGCGGCACTCCTGGTCGACTACGTGCTGACCGTGGCCGTGTCGGTCGCCTCCGGTGTCGACAACATCATCTCGGCCGTGCCGGGGCTCGACCCCTTCCGCATCGAGCTCGCCGTCGGCTTCGTGGTGCTCATCATCGTCGTGAATCTGCGCGGGGTGCGCGAGGCCTCCTTGGTCTTCGCGATCCCGACGTACGTGTTCATCGGCTCGGTCGGCATCATGATCGTGACCGGCCTGATCCGCACCTTCCTCGGCGACGCCCCCGTCGCCTCGAGCGCCGAGTTCTCGGTGCAGGCGGAGAGCCTCGGGCAGGCGGCCGTGATCCTGCTGATCCTGCGCGCGTTCTCGAGCGGATGCTCCGCCCTCACCGGCGTCGAGGCCGTGTCGAACGGGGTCCCCGCGTTCCGCGCCCCGAAGGTGCGCAACGCCCAGTCGACCCTCGTGCTGATGGGCTCGATCGCCATCTGCCTCTTCGCAGGGCTCACCGCCCTCGCCCTCATCACCGGCGTGCACTACGCCGAGAACCCCTGCGACCTGGTCGGGTTCGACTGCACGAATCCGCAGCCCTCACTGATGGCCCAGATCGCCGCAGCGACCTTCGGCGGCGGCAGCATCGCGTTCTTCATCGTGCAGGCGGCGACCGCGTGCGTGCTCCTGCTCGCCGCGAACACCGCGTTCAACGGCTTCCCGCTGCTGGGCGCCGTGCTCGCCCGCGACGGCTACGCTCCGAAGTCGCTCAACACCCGCGGCGACCGCCTCGTGTTCTCGAACGGCATGATCCTGCTGGGCATCGCGGCGATCGCGGTGCTCGTGATCTTCCAGGCGAAGCTGACCACGCTGATCCAGCTGTACATCATCGGTGTGTTCGTCTCGTTCTCGCTCGGACAGATCGGCATGGTGCGGCACTGGCGACGCGTGCTGCGCGGACCGGTCGAGGACACGAAGGACTCGGGGGTCGACGGCGCCTCAGCATCGGATCGCCGCTCGGCGAAGGTCGGCCTGATCATCAACTCGGCCGGCGCTGTGATGACCGTGCTCGTGCTGGTCATCGTGACGATCACCAAGTTCACGCACGGCGCGTATCTGGTGTTCTTCGCGATCCCGATCCTCGCCTTCCTGATGTTGGGCGTGAAGCGGTACTACCGCGACGTCGAGCACGAGATCGCGATCGACGACACCACCCGGTTCGGTGCGACGGGCGACCTCGCCATCGTTCTCGTCAACCGCCTGCAGAAGCCGGTCGTGAAGGCCATCGACTACGCGATCGCGGCCAAGCACGGCAAGACCCTGGCGGTGCACGTGGCGGTGGCCTCCGACGATGCGGCACAGCTGCAGAAGGACTGGGCCGACCACCTCGTGCCGATCCCGCTCGTGATCGTCGAATCCCCGTACCGCTCGTTCGCGCAACCGGTCACCCAGTTCATCAAGCAGTACCGTGAGAAGCACGGCTCGTCCGTCGTCACCGTGTACCTGCCGCAGTACATCGTGGGCCACTGGTGGGAGTCGTTCCTGCACAACCGTCGCGCCCGCCGTCTCGCCAACCAGCTGATGCTCGTGCATGGGGTGTCGATCACCCTCGTGCCGTGGCTGCTCGACTCTTCGGAGCTCATCTACGGCCGTCGCTCACGCCCGCTGCCCGGGCAGGAGCGCGCCGGTCGCCCTGTGGTCGTGAACGGCCGACGCGCGCATCGTCCTGCCGGTCCGCCGCAGGACGGCGCCCCCGAGGCCTGA
- a CDS encoding VanZ family protein, with translation MEDQVLLGFIAIAVGVAFGILLFVPFVAVSYRRRGRLGFGRTLLWLAALIYFWAIWTYTLLPLPDPDAIRCVGAITDPMSVVRDVQKALAAPGNPLRHPALLQLVFNVVLFVPLGFFVRVLAGRGILTALAAGFGLSLLVETTQLTGVWGVYPCAYRFFDVGDLMTNTLGAVVGCAVALLVPRALRGAKASPDADLPRPVTRGRRALAMLCDGLAFGFLSVGVSVSVQLWLQFVADDRAAVLDGGLASAAGTIVPSALFLVLILISGRSIGDIAVQLRYTGSPLPAPFPRLLRWTGGIGGLSALALLGGFFDLASSLLILVAIVMLFTTRFGRGLPGVLSGQHLVDARADIRDPQRFPITKP, from the coding sequence GTGGAAGATCAAGTGTTGCTCGGATTCATCGCGATCGCGGTGGGCGTGGCTTTCGGCATCCTTCTGTTCGTGCCGTTCGTAGCGGTCAGCTACCGGCGGCGCGGGCGACTCGGCTTCGGGCGCACGCTGCTCTGGCTCGCGGCCCTCATCTACTTCTGGGCCATCTGGACCTACACCCTGCTTCCACTGCCCGACCCCGACGCGATCCGCTGCGTGGGGGCGATCACCGATCCGATGTCGGTCGTGCGCGACGTGCAGAAGGCCCTCGCGGCGCCGGGGAACCCGCTGCGGCACCCGGCCCTGCTGCAGCTGGTGTTCAACGTGGTGCTGTTCGTACCGCTCGGCTTCTTCGTCCGCGTGCTCGCCGGCCGCGGCATCCTGACGGCGCTGGCCGCAGGCTTCGGTCTGTCGCTGCTGGTCGAGACCACGCAGCTGACCGGTGTGTGGGGCGTCTACCCGTGCGCGTACCGCTTCTTCGACGTGGGCGACCTCATGACGAACACGCTGGGCGCCGTCGTCGGGTGCGCAGTGGCCCTCCTCGTCCCGAGGGCGCTGCGCGGCGCGAAGGCGAGCCCCGACGCTGACCTCCCGCGTCCCGTCACCCGCGGTCGCCGGGCCCTCGCGATGCTGTGCGATGGCCTCGCCTTCGGGTTCCTGAGCGTGGGCGTCAGTGTGTCCGTGCAGCTGTGGCTGCAGTTCGTGGCCGACGATCGCGCAGCGGTGCTCGACGGCGGCCTCGCGTCCGCCGCGGGAACCATCGTCCCTTCGGCCCTTTTCCTGGTGCTGATCCTGATCAGCGGGCGCTCGATCGGTGACATCGCCGTGCAGCTGCGGTACACGGGCTCACCCCTGCCGGCGCCGTTCCCCCGGCTCCTGCGGTGGACGGGCGGCATCGGCGGGCTCAGCGCGCTCGCACTGCTGGGGGGATTCTTCGATCTCGCCTCGTCGCTCCTGATCCTCGTCGCGATCGTGATGCTGTTCACCACCCGCTTCGGGCGCGGGCTCCCCGGCGTCCTCTCCGGTCAGCATCTCGTCGACGCCCGCGCGGACATCAGGGATCCACAGCGGTTTCCGATCACGAAGCCGTAA